The Elephas maximus indicus isolate mEleMax1 chromosome 19, mEleMax1 primary haplotype, whole genome shotgun sequence genome contains a region encoding:
- the LOC126062629 gene encoding olfactory receptor-like protein DTMT codes for MGRRNQTVVSEFLLLGLPIEPEQRILFYALFLVMYLTTVVGNFIIIILIQLDSHLHAPMYLFLGNLSFSDLCFSSVTIPKLLQTMQNPVPSIPYTGCLAQMYFFLPFADLESFLLVIMAYDRYVAICFPLHYTTVMSPQLCLCLVALSWVLTTFISLLHTLFMARLSFCADNVIPHFFCDMSALLKLACSDIQINEMMIFILGGLVIIVPFLLIFSSYARTVFSILKVRSARGIRKAFSTCGSHLSVLSLFYGTIIGLYLCPSADNSTVKETVMAVMYTMVTPMLNPFIYSLRNQDIKGALGRVFSKGYFTFLWASDSKD; via the coding sequence ATGGGAAGGAGAAACCAAACTGTTGTCTCAGAGTTCCTCCTCCTGGGCCTGCCCATTGAGCCAGAGCAGCGAATCCTGTTCTATGCCCTGTTCCTGGTCATGTATCTCACCACGGTCGTGGGCAacttcatcatcatcattctcATTCAACTGGACTCCCACCTCCACGCACCCATGTATTTGTTTCTAGGCAACTTGTCcttctctgacctctgcttctcctCTGTGACCATTCCCAAATTGCTGCAGACCATGCAGAACCCAGTCCCATCCATTCCCTATACAGGATGCCTGGCCCAGATGTACTTCTTTCTGCCTTTTGCGGACCTGGAGAGCTTCCTGCTTGTgatcatggcctatgaccgctatgtggccatctgtttcCCCTTGCACTACACCACCGTCATGAGCCCCCAGCTCTGTCTCTGTCTGGTAGCACTGTCCTGGGTGCTGACCACGTTCATTTCTTTGCTGCACACTTTGTTCATGGCTCGGTTGTCTTTCTGTGCAGACAATGTGATACCTCACTTTTTCTGTGACATGTCTGCTCTGCTGAAGTTGGCCTGCTCTGACATTCAGATAAATGAAATGATGATATTTATCTTGGGAGGGCTTGTCATTATTGTTCCATTCCTGTTGATCTTTTCATCCTATGCACGAACTGTCTTCTCTATCCTCAAGGTCCGTTCTGCCAGAGGCATCCGAAAGGCTTTCTCCACCTGTGGCTCCCACCTCTCCGTGTTGTCTCTCTTCTATGGGACGATCATTGGTCTCTATTTATGTCCATCAGCTGATAATTCTACTGTAAAGGAGACTGTCATGGCTGTGATGTACACTATGGTGACCCCCATGCTGAATCCTTTTATTTACAGCCTAAGGAACCAGGACATAAAGGGAGCCTTGGGAAGGGTCTTTTCAAAAGGATATTTCACTTTTCTTTGGGCCAGTGACTCTAAGGATTAA